In Thalassoglobus sp. JC818, a single window of DNA contains:
- a CDS encoding DUF1552 domain-containing protein — translation MTAKSTPPLQRRFFLKAAGASLTLPLLESAPRAHQLVASETQTGQQLRVSSAAPAKNLVCVGSNLGLYRPAVYPEQTGRDYAMTPLLEELSGHRNDFTIFSGLDHRAGNGHKNWDNYLCGKNVGEISLDQVVAEQVGKSTRFESIQLCAGDIPQQRMVYTRTGVPLPMINRPSVIYSKLFSTEDDRARSEYLLRSGRSSLDLVREEAKRLKQTVSQTDQTKLDEYFTSLRELELRMGRQLDHLAQGTVEVDYELPPYDPVAPTLMLECEQIMFDLMALALQTNSTRVMTLFIAGLGQVFTLDGSTLRAGYHALSHHGNDPDLVRDLIRVEQEHMKCLSRFLTQLKEKTDQEGRPLLDSTIVMFGTGMGDASRHSNRDLPTIVAGGGFQHGQHIAVDPDDEKSPLLGELYVTLLNQLGIETGTFSNASGEFREWTT, via the coding sequence ATGACAGCTAAGTCTACTCCCCCCCTTCAAAGACGTTTTTTCTTGAAGGCAGCTGGTGCGTCATTGACGCTTCCACTTCTGGAGTCCGCACCGCGAGCGCATCAACTTGTGGCCAGCGAGACACAAACGGGCCAACAACTTCGGGTTTCTTCGGCCGCACCCGCAAAGAACCTCGTATGCGTCGGTTCCAATCTCGGACTCTATCGACCGGCGGTCTATCCCGAACAAACGGGACGCGATTATGCGATGACTCCATTGCTGGAAGAACTCTCCGGACACCGCAACGACTTCACGATCTTCTCCGGATTAGATCACCGGGCAGGCAATGGTCACAAGAACTGGGATAACTATCTCTGCGGGAAAAATGTCGGAGAGATCTCTCTCGACCAAGTCGTTGCAGAGCAAGTTGGCAAATCGACCCGATTTGAATCCATTCAGCTCTGTGCTGGAGACATCCCACAACAGCGAATGGTCTACACACGGACCGGTGTTCCGCTCCCGATGATCAACCGCCCGAGTGTGATTTACTCGAAGTTGTTTTCCACAGAAGACGATCGAGCCCGCTCCGAATACCTGCTTCGCTCAGGTCGCAGTTCGCTCGACCTCGTTCGAGAAGAAGCGAAGCGACTCAAACAAACTGTCAGCCAAACCGATCAAACCAAGCTGGATGAGTATTTCACCTCGCTACGGGAACTCGAGCTGAGAATGGGTCGTCAACTTGACCATCTCGCGCAGGGGACAGTCGAAGTCGACTACGAGTTGCCGCCTTACGATCCCGTTGCTCCCACTTTGATGCTCGAGTGCGAGCAAATCATGTTCGATCTGATGGCTCTCGCTCTTCAAACGAATTCAACTCGAGTGATGACCCTCTTCATTGCGGGTCTGGGCCAGGTTTTCACACTCGACGGATCAACACTTCGCGCAGGTTATCACGCCCTCTCACATCACGGGAACGATCCGGACCTCGTTCGCGATTTAATCCGAGTTGAGCAAGAACACATGAAGTGTCTCAGCCGTTTCCTGACGCAATTGAAAGAGAAGACTGATCAGGAAGGACGACCACTTCTTGATTCGACGATCGTGATGTTCGGAACAGGCATGGGCGATGCCAGTCGACATTCCAACCGTGATCTGCCAACCATTGTTGCTGGCGGAGGGTTTCAACACGGTCAACATATCGCTGTTGATCCTGATGATGAAAAATCCCCGCTCCTCGGTGAACTCTACGTGACTTTGCTCAATCAACTCGGAATCGAAACAGGCACGTTTTCGAATGCGTCGGGAGAATTTCGAGAATGGACGACATGA
- a CDS encoding DUF1592 domain-containing protein translates to MDDMIHSSLLQRFSPAFLSSFIVLCISAVSFAEEIPQPVQAVLQKHCTDCHSEDYAEGNVRFDRNEIDWSASHSLIEWEKVLTLVSKQVMPPPEGDPLAAKDRELLLSWIDEKLSQHSPIGGTPLRRLNRREYRNSIASIFELNDFELPDSFPPDNVQHGFDNQGEALVISPSHLEAFAETAAIVADEFFAPPRPIIPSRQFNIAANDLTISYSSACLIDGAMRLASSGKNTRRHATWPSRFVAPQRGTYRVQVTASSTEGSDAVPILRVEAMRDPRDTAKEFYEAEVGSSVPRTIEFDLQLDRGESLFFRYPNGPLDYDNKDDYSEFLTELFEEDRQLAAAWSEVGNPARGGSGWQRVREVLETAKANDETLTIEDAEVEKVVKEMSRNAVNSGETLVYRFFEQGPYVAIHDVQITGAFDPQADLEDEQRERRRSQLMGEFDGKTDRQSLEAFFTKFLRKAFRRPVSQAEAQEFAEIASAELDRSGSLENGLHLAIRMALISPSFLYRSVGTGELNDYELASRLSYFLTGSPPDEKLMKKAEANVLRQSEVLRAEAERLIDRSFASDFPQQWLGLSSIESLMPDTRLIRNFTNQHRQAMTEEVTETFWWVLDNNQPVLDLIAPDFVLTNEQVAKDIYQLDEFPSDASKKAKKNTTALTRVTVSRLSNKGGLLCMPAVMMATANGVDTQPVLRGVWVLENILGSPPPDPPNAVPALTPDTTGANSPKERLAAHMQEASCASCHREIDPLGFVLENFDPIGRWRTSYPVYTEVDGKVRTTDGLIVDATGTLPDGSPLANVTDLKQWLIENPKPFTQCLSEKMLTYATGRSLSYRERQLISELIDEQSNEEVRLKSLLLELVDSPIFRTK, encoded by the coding sequence ATGGACGACATGATTCACTCGTCACTGCTGCAACGGTTTTCACCAGCATTTCTCTCCTCGTTCATCGTCCTTTGCATATCAGCCGTCAGTTTTGCTGAAGAGATTCCGCAGCCCGTTCAGGCAGTGCTACAAAAGCACTGCACGGATTGCCACAGCGAGGATTATGCCGAGGGGAATGTTCGTTTTGACCGCAATGAAATCGACTGGTCAGCTTCGCACTCCTTGATTGAGTGGGAAAAGGTTCTGACGCTGGTCTCAAAACAAGTCATGCCACCTCCCGAAGGTGACCCGCTCGCAGCTAAAGATCGCGAGTTGTTGTTAAGTTGGATCGACGAGAAGTTGAGTCAACACAGTCCTATTGGCGGAACTCCGCTGCGACGATTGAATCGTCGCGAATACCGCAACTCGATCGCCTCCATTTTTGAACTCAATGACTTCGAACTGCCGGACAGTTTTCCTCCGGATAATGTTCAGCACGGATTTGACAACCAGGGAGAAGCGCTGGTCATTTCTCCATCTCATCTCGAAGCTTTTGCCGAGACAGCTGCAATTGTCGCTGACGAGTTTTTTGCTCCTCCCCGTCCGATCATTCCATCGCGGCAATTCAACATTGCCGCAAACGACCTCACCATCAGCTACTCCTCAGCGTGTTTGATCGATGGAGCGATGCGACTGGCTTCTTCCGGCAAAAACACCCGTCGCCACGCTACCTGGCCATCTCGATTCGTCGCACCTCAGCGCGGAACATATCGCGTTCAAGTGACGGCTTCTTCCACTGAGGGAAGTGATGCCGTTCCAATCCTGCGGGTCGAGGCCATGCGAGATCCTCGTGATACTGCGAAAGAGTTTTACGAAGCGGAAGTTGGAAGTTCCGTACCCCGCACCATCGAATTTGACCTTCAATTGGATCGAGGGGAATCGCTGTTCTTCCGCTATCCGAACGGACCGCTCGACTACGACAACAAAGACGATTATTCAGAGTTCCTAACCGAACTTTTCGAAGAAGATCGACAACTCGCCGCAGCTTGGTCCGAGGTCGGTAACCCAGCCCGAGGCGGCAGCGGATGGCAGCGAGTTCGCGAAGTCCTGGAGACCGCGAAGGCGAACGACGAAACACTCACGATCGAAGATGCTGAGGTCGAAAAAGTCGTCAAAGAAATGTCTCGCAATGCTGTCAATTCAGGCGAGACTCTTGTCTACCGATTCTTCGAACAGGGACCGTACGTCGCCATCCATGACGTCCAGATTACCGGAGCCTTCGACCCACAAGCGGACCTCGAAGACGAACAGAGAGAACGTCGACGATCCCAACTCATGGGCGAATTCGACGGAAAGACCGATCGCCAATCGCTGGAAGCATTCTTCACGAAGTTCCTCCGAAAAGCCTTTCGAAGACCCGTTTCTCAAGCCGAAGCACAAGAGTTTGCGGAGATCGCAAGCGCAGAACTCGATCGCTCAGGTTCACTCGAAAATGGTTTGCATCTCGCAATTCGCATGGCTCTCATTTCGCCGTCGTTCTTGTACCGCAGCGTTGGAACAGGAGAACTGAACGATTACGAGCTGGCGAGCCGGTTGTCTTACTTCCTGACCGGCAGCCCACCCGACGAGAAGTTGATGAAGAAAGCGGAAGCGAATGTCCTTCGACAGAGCGAAGTTTTGCGTGCTGAAGCCGAGCGATTGATCGACCGGTCGTTCGCTTCCGATTTTCCACAGCAATGGCTCGGCCTCTCATCAATTGAAAGCCTGATGCCGGACACACGACTGATTCGCAATTTCACAAATCAACACCGTCAGGCCATGACCGAAGAGGTCACAGAAACCTTCTGGTGGGTCCTCGACAACAACCAGCCAGTGCTGGACCTGATCGCTCCCGACTTTGTTTTGACCAATGAACAGGTCGCGAAAGACATCTATCAGCTGGATGAATTTCCCAGTGATGCATCGAAGAAGGCAAAGAAGAACACAACAGCTCTCACGCGAGTGACCGTCTCTCGACTCTCGAACAAGGGCGGGTTGCTTTGTATGCCAGCGGTGATGATGGCAACCGCCAACGGAGTCGACACGCAGCCGGTTCTGCGCGGAGTCTGGGTGCTGGAAAACATTCTCGGTTCACCTCCGCCCGATCCGCCGAACGCTGTTCCGGCTCTCACTCCCGACACGACAGGTGCCAACTCTCCGAAAGAACGTCTGGCAGCCCACATGCAGGAAGCGAGTTGCGCGAGCTGTCACCGCGAAATCGATCCGCTGGGGTTTGTGCTGGAGAACTTCGATCCGATCGGACGATGGCGAACGTCTTACCCAGTTTATACCGAAGTGGATGGCAAGGTTCGCACCACGGACGGACTAATCGTCGACGCAACCGGAACGCTTCCGGATGGATCTCCTCTCGCAAACGTGACCGACCTGAAACAATGGCTCATCGAAAACCCAAAGCCATTCACGCAATGCCTGTCTGAGAAAATGCTGACATACGCGACAGGCCGTTCACTGAGTTATCGGGAAAGACAACTCATCAGCGAACTTATCGATGAACAATCAAATGAAGAGGTACGCCTGAAGTCGTTGTTGCTTGAATTAGTGGACAGCCCAATCTTTCGAACGAAATAG
- a CDS encoding asparagine synthase-related protein, translated as MKFQEPVERLVNLLDTDANQIFNMSVEEACRVVQSGNVSEIRKIEGHFALLAKEGQLIRMARSLGRPMRYFLAKRTEGPCLIVAERIDQIAEFLEAEGLDGQFHPSYTRMVPAHHLLELKLIGCPDPNPVTRRFFAPEQNKLPADLDEIGAAYIGALETECERFLKFIDLREPLGVLFSGGIDSGAVFLVLYNLLLKRGESPSRLKAFTLSIEGSGTDEIQSRDFLKQLDLELFLETVPVTAQTIDFREGIRVMEDYKPLDAQVATLAVALCREIREKYPDWKWLIDGDGGDENLKDYPIEENPELTIRSVLNNVMLYQEGWGVDAVKHSLTYSGGQSRGHVRSWAPGRMFGFHDFSPFALPNVIEVAEGIPFIELTDWDHEKLYSLKGEIVSRGVKAVTGFEMPIYKKRRFQHGVTPAGEFEKFFPQDERVYRESFQSLYR; from the coding sequence ATGAAGTTTCAAGAACCTGTCGAACGTCTGGTCAACTTGCTCGATACCGACGCAAATCAGATCTTCAACATGAGTGTTGAGGAAGCCTGTCGCGTCGTTCAAAGCGGAAACGTTTCCGAGATCCGCAAGATCGAGGGGCATTTCGCTCTGCTCGCCAAAGAAGGGCAACTCATTCGCATGGCCCGTTCCCTCGGCCGGCCCATGCGTTACTTTCTGGCCAAAAGAACCGAAGGTCCTTGCCTGATTGTTGCTGAAAGGATCGACCAGATTGCTGAGTTTCTGGAAGCAGAAGGACTCGATGGCCAGTTTCATCCCAGCTACACGAGGATGGTCCCAGCGCACCACCTTCTCGAACTCAAACTCATCGGATGCCCCGATCCGAATCCCGTCACTCGCCGCTTTTTCGCACCAGAACAGAATAAACTGCCGGCCGATCTGGATGAAATCGGGGCTGCCTACATCGGCGCTCTCGAAACCGAGTGCGAACGGTTCTTGAAGTTCATTGATCTGCGAGAACCACTCGGTGTTTTGTTCTCTGGCGGTATCGATAGCGGTGCCGTATTCCTCGTCTTGTACAACCTGTTGCTCAAACGAGGAGAATCTCCCTCGCGATTGAAGGCGTTCACGCTTTCCATTGAAGGTTCCGGCACGGACGAAATCCAATCTCGCGACTTCTTAAAACAGCTTGACCTCGAACTCTTCCTCGAGACAGTCCCGGTCACGGCCCAGACGATTGATTTCCGTGAAGGGATTCGAGTGATGGAGGACTACAAGCCCCTCGACGCTCAAGTGGCGACTTTGGCGGTTGCGCTCTGTCGGGAGATTCGTGAAAAGTATCCCGACTGGAAATGGCTGATCGATGGCGATGGCGGAGACGAGAACCTAAAAGACTACCCCATCGAAGAGAACCCCGAACTCACAATCCGAAGCGTCTTGAACAATGTCATGTTGTATCAGGAAGGCTGGGGTGTGGATGCCGTCAAGCACTCGTTGACCTATTCGGGAGGCCAAAGTCGCGGTCACGTCCGTTCCTGGGCTCCGGGAAGGATGTTCGGGTTTCACGACTTCAGCCCGTTCGCACTCCCCAATGTGATTGAAGTCGCTGAAGGGATTCCGTTTATCGAGTTGACAGATTGGGATCACGAAAAGCTCTACAGCTTGAAGGGCGAAATCGTTTCGCGAGGTGTTAAAGCAGTCACCGGCTTTGAGATGCCGATTTACAAGAAGCGACGTTTCCAACACGGAGTCACTCCAGCCGGAGAATTCGAAAAGTTCTTCCCGCAGGATGAACGCGTCTATCGTGAAAGTTTTCAGTCGCTTTACCGCTAG
- a CDS encoding transporter has protein sequence MSQSTQWKIPVLIVLLASSNLSAGEDFWSRSAIFGESGESEREMETDRDSFTPATTTVPGQMTMIESAWSFVDNPIVPDTNSFPELLVRHGVTDWLEARFVINYEVGGAGSSVTGGANSDLDFGEEDAGEIERETSISYGLKAALTQQDEWIPESAFIFQASTPISGPETATSFVSTYVFGWRLANDWLWDSSIRYGYGSAEGDHFNQWAPSTVLKIPFAERWNVHAEYFGIFSEGKEEETVRHFASPGIHCLVTENLEVGIRVGWGLNRQSADFFSNIGFGWQF, from the coding sequence ATGAGTCAATCCACGCAATGGAAAATTCCTGTGCTCATCGTCCTGCTTGCCTCCTCGAATCTCTCAGCGGGTGAGGATTTCTGGTCGCGCTCGGCAATCTTCGGAGAGAGTGGCGAGAGTGAACGGGAAATGGAAACGGACCGTGATTCGTTCACGCCTGCGACGACCACCGTTCCTGGGCAGATGACGATGATTGAGTCAGCCTGGTCGTTCGTCGACAATCCCATCGTGCCTGACACGAACAGCTTTCCCGAACTTCTGGTCCGTCACGGTGTGACTGACTGGCTGGAGGCACGTTTCGTGATCAACTATGAAGTCGGCGGCGCAGGGAGTTCAGTGACAGGTGGGGCGAACTCCGATCTGGACTTCGGAGAAGAAGATGCTGGGGAAATCGAGCGAGAAACCTCCATCAGCTACGGCCTGAAAGCCGCCCTTACTCAGCAAGATGAGTGGATTCCGGAAAGTGCCTTCATTTTTCAGGCATCGACGCCGATTTCTGGCCCCGAGACCGCAACGAGCTTCGTTTCGACATACGTATTTGGATGGCGACTCGCAAATGATTGGCTTTGGGATTCTTCGATTCGATACGGATACGGATCTGCGGAGGGAGACCACTTCAATCAATGGGCCCCTTCGACCGTCCTCAAGATTCCGTTCGCTGAACGCTGGAACGTCCACGCTGAGTACTTCGGAATCTTCTCAGAGGGAAAGGAAGAAGAGACGGTCCGGCACTTCGCCAGCCCAGGAATTCATTGCCTCGTCACCGAGAATCTCGAAGTTGGTATTCGTGTTGGCTGGGGATTGAATCGACAGTCGGCCGACTTCTTCTCCAATATCGGTTTCGGCTGGCAGTTTTAA
- a CDS encoding DUF2254 domain-containing protein, producing MLETWLINQWDRVRNSLWFIPTFGLVISLFAAVLMLNVDATVRAERLPSISWATTTASAAMATMTTLAGSLVGVTGVVFSITMLTLAQTSSMYGSRLLRSFLNHNIAQVTLATFLGTSLYCFTILWAIRGDEDLGTFVPHLSVGVGLIGGMLSFVVFISFINHVAEAIQATNVVRSVAHDLSDAIDRLFPEEIGHSREDHQDASDEDAVSSGSTIRSTKEGYLQAIDGETLLHLARKEDLIIQLRCRPGDFLIKGMPIAAASATADADEINKEINQCFLVGSRRTPRQDVECAILELVEVAVRALSPGINDPQTAIACLNYLGASMAKLAQREFPDPCRRDKDGNIRVIAFPLRFPSAFSSAFEEIRRHAKTSFSVTVHLIRVIGVLAHQVRRTQDREAVLQFLNVIEREATDCPHDIDDKTEILVLVNHVRQTLDCESSSAELAS from the coding sequence ATGCTTGAAACGTGGTTGATTAATCAGTGGGATCGAGTCCGAAATAGCTTGTGGTTCATCCCGACATTCGGGCTGGTGATATCTCTCTTCGCTGCCGTTTTGATGCTGAACGTTGATGCGACTGTCCGTGCGGAGCGGCTCCCTTCGATTTCCTGGGCGACCACAACTGCTTCGGCCGCGATGGCGACGATGACGACTCTGGCTGGCTCGTTGGTTGGTGTCACTGGCGTCGTTTTTTCGATCACGATGCTGACGCTGGCGCAAACGTCTTCGATGTATGGTTCCCGGCTGTTGCGTTCGTTTCTGAATCACAATATTGCTCAGGTGACCCTGGCGACTTTCCTGGGAACAAGCCTCTATTGCTTTACGATTCTATGGGCGATCCGCGGTGACGAGGATCTCGGGACTTTTGTTCCGCACCTGTCTGTCGGTGTCGGTTTGATCGGCGGGATGCTCAGCTTCGTCGTCTTTATTTCGTTCATCAATCATGTCGCAGAGGCCATTCAGGCGACGAATGTTGTCAGAAGTGTGGCTCACGATTTGTCAGACGCGATCGATCGACTATTCCCCGAAGAGATTGGCCACTCACGGGAAGATCATCAGGATGCGTCGGACGAAGATGCTGTGAGCTCTGGGAGTACCATCCGGTCGACCAAGGAAGGCTACCTGCAAGCGATTGACGGAGAGACCTTACTGCATCTCGCACGTAAGGAAGATCTCATTATTCAGCTGCGTTGTCGGCCCGGTGACTTTCTCATCAAGGGGATGCCGATCGCTGCTGCTTCTGCGACTGCGGACGCTGACGAGATCAACAAAGAGATCAATCAATGTTTTCTCGTAGGAAGTCGCCGAACTCCGCGGCAGGATGTGGAGTGTGCAATTCTAGAATTGGTTGAAGTGGCAGTGCGAGCTCTGTCTCCCGGAATCAATGATCCGCAAACTGCCATTGCCTGCTTGAATTATTTGGGAGCGTCAATGGCCAAGTTGGCCCAGCGAGAGTTCCCGGACCCCTGTCGCCGCGACAAAGATGGGAATATTCGCGTCATTGCGTTTCCGCTACGATTCCCGAGCGCATTTTCATCAGCCTTTGAAGAAATTCGTCGGCATGCGAAGACTTCCTTTTCTGTGACCGTGCACTTGATCAGAGTGATTGGAGTTCTTGCTCATCAAGTCCGTCGGACTCAAGATCGCGAGGCTGTTCTGCAGTTCCTGAATGTCATTGAACGGGAAGCGACCGATTGCCCTCATGACATCGATGATAAAACCGAAATTCTGGTGCTGGTGAATCATGTGCGGCAGACTCTCGACTGCGAAAGCTCTTCTGCGGAGTTGGCGTCTTAG
- a CDS encoding FxsA family protein, whose protein sequence is MIYRLFLLFTIVPALELVVLLQVHHYVSKAWGTGTGLLVTVGTIFLTGIVGAWLARQQGASVLRQLQTQLRNQQMPGQALADGVLVLIGAALLLTPGFLTDIFGFSLLIPTTRATYRRVVMKWFEQYLRRRRAGGADVFVVDAVPSDKSPVDQSPEKRL, encoded by the coding sequence ATGATTTATCGTCTCTTTCTGCTCTTCACAATCGTTCCGGCACTCGAACTTGTCGTCCTGCTTCAGGTACACCACTACGTGTCCAAAGCTTGGGGGACAGGCACGGGATTGCTGGTCACTGTCGGAACGATCTTTCTGACCGGAATCGTCGGCGCCTGGCTTGCTCGCCAACAGGGGGCAAGTGTTTTGCGGCAGCTTCAAACGCAATTGAGAAACCAGCAAATGCCCGGTCAGGCGTTGGCTGATGGCGTTCTTGTGCTGATCGGTGCTGCTCTGTTGTTGACTCCCGGATTTCTGACAGACATCTTCGGCTTCAGTCTGTTGATTCCAACGACGAGGGCGACCTACCGTCGCGTGGTCATGAAGTGGTTCGAGCAGTATTTACGCCGTCGACGTGCTGGCGGAGCGGACGTATTTGTTGTTGACGCCGTTCCCAGCGACAAGTCGCCTGTCGATCAGAGTCCCGAGAAACGACTCTAG
- a CDS encoding sulfatase, whose amino-acid sequence MTIPSNIRLLIAGLATLCIVIHHNDEVKAADRPNVLMIAVDDLRPELACFGASHIHSPNIDRLAQSGVRFHRAYCQVAVCGASRASLMSGCRPETTQCWDYKTPLRAKMPEVLTLPQHFRNNGYETTFLGKVYHSRTDDPQGWSLSADSIAPADRNKGKGYVLPRAPLPKQRSAKANQKTGPAFENGGDVPDDAYTDGHTADRAVKVMQHLATQDKPFFFAVGFLKPHLPFNAPAKYWDLYDRSSIQIPSREDVIDGVPYAGSGWGELKNYPGIPNNVPYLDDELSAELIHGYYAAVSYTDAQVGKLLDELDRLNLRENTIVVLWGDHGWYVGDFGDWCKHTNYEIATRVPLIVSAPGITDNQESKALVEFVDIFPTLSELANLEIPEHCHGQSFVPVLNEPDREWKQAAFSQYRKSKPPGTPMLGTSIRTNQFRYTEWRHRDTGELDAIELIDFESDPGATRNVAADAAYAQFLPELAELCAESGKGVRAQSVATSSP is encoded by the coding sequence ATGACGATTCCCAGTAACATTCGTCTGTTGATCGCGGGGCTCGCAACTCTCTGTATCGTCATTCATCACAACGACGAAGTGAAAGCTGCCGATCGTCCGAACGTTTTAATGATCGCTGTCGACGACTTGCGTCCTGAGCTGGCGTGCTTCGGAGCGAGTCATATCCATTCTCCGAACATCGATCGACTCGCACAGTCAGGGGTTCGATTTCATCGAGCCTACTGCCAAGTCGCCGTTTGCGGAGCGTCTCGAGCGAGTCTCATGAGTGGTTGTCGTCCGGAAACGACTCAGTGCTGGGACTATAAAACTCCGCTTCGCGCCAAGATGCCGGAAGTGTTGACTCTTCCGCAGCACTTTCGCAACAACGGATACGAAACCACCTTTCTTGGGAAAGTGTATCACTCGCGCACAGATGATCCGCAAGGCTGGAGCCTGTCCGCTGATAGCATTGCACCGGCTGATCGAAACAAAGGCAAAGGGTACGTACTTCCCAGAGCTCCGCTGCCAAAACAGCGATCTGCCAAAGCCAATCAGAAAACAGGCCCCGCCTTCGAAAACGGCGGGGACGTTCCCGATGATGCATACACCGACGGCCACACTGCCGATCGAGCTGTCAAAGTGATGCAACACCTGGCGACGCAGGACAAGCCATTCTTCTTCGCTGTCGGATTCCTGAAGCCGCATCTCCCTTTCAATGCACCAGCAAAGTACTGGGACTTGTATGATCGCTCCTCAATTCAGATTCCATCACGAGAGGACGTCATCGATGGAGTTCCCTACGCCGGCTCGGGCTGGGGAGAACTCAAGAACTACCCGGGAATTCCGAACAACGTTCCGTATCTCGACGACGAGTTGTCAGCAGAGTTGATTCACGGTTATTACGCTGCGGTCAGCTACACGGATGCGCAAGTAGGCAAACTGCTCGATGAACTCGACCGACTTAACCTCCGCGAGAACACGATCGTCGTGCTCTGGGGAGATCATGGATGGTATGTCGGTGATTTTGGCGACTGGTGCAAACACACCAACTACGAAATCGCAACACGCGTTCCTTTGATTGTCTCTGCTCCCGGAATCACGGACAATCAGGAGTCGAAAGCACTCGTTGAGTTTGTCGATATCTTCCCGACGCTCAGCGAATTGGCCAACCTCGAAATCCCGGAACATTGCCACGGGCAAAGTTTCGTTCCTGTCCTGAATGAACCTGATCGAGAATGGAAGCAGGCAGCCTTCAGCCAGTACCGAAAGAGCAAACCTCCCGGTACTCCAATGCTCGGCACCAGCATTCGAACAAATCAATTCCGATACACGGAGTGGAGACATCGTGATACAGGGGAATTGGACGCCATTGAACTGATCGATTTTGAATCCGATCCCGGTGCAACGCGAAACGTCGCTGCCGATGCTGCGTACGCACAGTTTCTGCCTGAACTGGCCGAATTGTGTGCAGAATCTGGAAAGGGAGTCCGCGCCCAATCAGTCGCGACTTCGAGTCCGTAA
- a CDS encoding ZIP family metal transporter: MDLCRLNRFPLFTLLTWAVLLVVIVVAPTFAQTTPSTESDTTQAADSHDHDHSDEHQHDHVHDHDHESGHEHAHTEGADKIESKVWWLIVVYSLLISCSSLAGGILPGRIALTHTRMQHVISLVGGLMLGTAIFHLLPHSLYYMGSQGVETVALALMTGVVTMFFLLRAFHFHQHEFPENAEPALTESAHATEVEVHEHDHSDCGHAHHHHAHSVHEMSWVGVFIGLAIHTIIDGIALGASVQAEAAHSSALGLFGLGTFAAIALHKPLDAVSITTLMVAGGWSNRSQLIVNIAYSLLCPLGAIVFLFGISSLAAGSTMVIGTTLAFSAGVFLCISLSDLLPEMEFHSHHRRTLSAALLIGILIAWLIRFLEPAHIH, encoded by the coding sequence ATGGACTTATGTCGACTCAACAGGTTTCCCTTGTTCACATTGCTGACGTGGGCAGTTCTCCTTGTCGTCATCGTGGTTGCGCCGACATTTGCTCAAACCACTCCGTCAACTGAGTCCGACACAACGCAGGCAGCCGATTCGCATGATCATGATCATTCAGATGAACATCAACACGATCACGTGCATGACCACGATCATGAGAGTGGACACGAGCACGCTCACACCGAAGGCGCTGACAAGATTGAATCGAAAGTTTGGTGGCTGATTGTCGTGTACAGTCTTCTGATTTCCTGCTCGTCTTTAGCAGGAGGCATCCTTCCTGGACGGATTGCTTTGACGCATACCCGGATGCAACATGTGATCAGCCTGGTGGGCGGACTCATGCTGGGGACGGCAATCTTCCATTTGCTTCCGCATTCGCTCTATTACATGGGAAGTCAGGGAGTTGAAACTGTTGCTTTAGCGCTCATGACCGGTGTTGTGACGATGTTTTTTCTGCTGCGTGCCTTTCACTTCCATCAGCACGAATTCCCCGAAAACGCAGAGCCGGCTCTCACCGAATCTGCCCATGCAACAGAAGTCGAAGTCCACGAGCACGATCATTCTGATTGCGGCCACGCACACCACCATCATGCTCATAGCGTTCATGAAATGAGCTGGGTGGGAGTCTTCATCGGCCTCGCGATTCACACGATCATCGACGGAATCGCACTGGGCGCAAGCGTTCAGGCGGAAGCTGCCCACTCCTCAGCTCTTGGGCTGTTCGGCTTGGGAACTTTTGCTGCCATCGCTTTGCACAAACCGCTCGATGCTGTTTCGATCACAACGTTAATGGTTGCTGGCGGATGGTCGAATCGCTCTCAATTGATCGTCAATATTGCCTATTCTTTGCTGTGTCCGCTCGGAGCAATCGTTTTTCTATTTGGAATCTCTTCACTCGCTGCGGGATCGACGATGGTCATCGGGACCACGCTCGCCTTTTCCGCGGGGGTCTTTCTGTGCATCTCACTCAGCGATCTTTTGCCGGAAATGGAGTTCCACTCGCACCACCGGCGAACTCTTTCAGCCGCACTGCTGATTGGAATTCTCATCGCATGGCTGATCCGGTTTCTCGAACCCGCCCATATTCACTAA